A single window of Halobacillus naozhouensis DNA harbors:
- the secE gene encoding preprotein translocase subunit SecE, whose product MFKFFRNVSREMRKVSWPKGQELTRYTVTVLGTVAFVAVFFAIVDLGISQVLELISK is encoded by the coding sequence ATGTTTAAATTCTTCAGGAACGTATCACGTGAAATGCGCAAAGTAAGCTGGCCTAAAGGGCAAGAGCTTACGAGGTATACCGTTACCGTATTGGGCACTGTAGCTTTCGTTGCTGTGTTCTTTGCGATTGTTGATCTAGGAATCTCTCAGGTACTTGAACTCATTTCTAAATAA
- a CDS encoding NYN domain-containing protein, giving the protein MIVLLVDGYNIIGAWPELKRLKDRDLGQARDLLIEKLAEYQAYTGDRVIVVFDAYHVRGLERKQHNFKIEVIFTKENETADERIEKLAGSLTNVRTQVYVATSDYAEQRTIFAQGAFRKSARELYIEVMNIQREINKDVESHKAVQYQPKIPINKEIRDIFEKWRRGGK; this is encoded by the coding sequence ATGATTGTTTTACTTGTTGATGGGTACAACATCATTGGAGCTTGGCCGGAGCTTAAGCGACTTAAAGACCGGGATTTAGGTCAGGCCAGGGACCTTCTGATTGAAAAATTGGCTGAATACCAGGCGTATACGGGCGACCGAGTCATTGTTGTTTTTGATGCGTACCATGTAAGGGGTCTTGAAAGGAAGCAGCACAATTTTAAAATTGAAGTAATTTTTACAAAAGAAAATGAAACAGCTGATGAGCGGATTGAGAAGCTTGCTGGCAGTTTAACCAATGTACGGACGCAGGTATACGTGGCTACCTCTGATTATGCAGAACAGCGTACGATTTTTGCCCAGGGAGCCTTCAGAAAATCTGCCAGAGAACTTTACATTGAGGTCATGAATATTCAGCGGGAAATAAACAAAGATGTAGAATCACATAAAGCGGTTCAATACCAGCCTAAGATCCCGATAAATAAAGAAATACGCGATATTTTTGAAAAGTGGCGTCGAGGAGGCAAATAG
- the cysS gene encoding cysteine--tRNA ligase, which translates to MSIKVYNTLTRTKETFQPLEEGKVKMYVCGPTVYNYIHIGNARPAIVFDTVRRYFEYRGFEVEYVLNFTDVDDKLIKAANEMGEEVPDIANRFIKAYKEDVGALGVKEAVHHPRVTDNMEEIITFINGLIKKGFAYESEGDVYFRTRSFDEYGKLSHQSIDELRSGARIEVGEKKEDPLDFTLWKEAKPEEISWKSPWGEGRPGWHIECSAMARKYLGDTIDIHAGGQDLTFPHHENEIAQSEANNGESFARYWMHNGYINIENEKMSKSLGNFVLAHDLIQKHDPQVIRFFMLSVQYRHPINFSDELLAGAKSSLDRIRNAYENIQHRKKSSMNLQEDTNSWTEQIEQHKQQFMTEMDDDFNTANAISVLFDLTKSANLYLQSAQTNEGLLEHFEQALKELTDVLGVQIAKEEELLDEEIDALIIERKQARKDRDFARADQIRDELKSRNIILEDTSQGTRWKRG; encoded by the coding sequence ATGAGCATTAAAGTTTATAATACACTAACTAGAACTAAAGAAACTTTTCAACCGCTGGAAGAGGGGAAAGTGAAAATGTATGTATGCGGACCGACCGTGTACAACTATATTCATATCGGCAATGCTCGTCCAGCTATCGTATTTGATACCGTGCGCAGATATTTCGAGTATCGTGGCTTTGAAGTTGAGTACGTGCTTAATTTTACAGATGTAGATGATAAATTAATAAAAGCTGCCAATGAAATGGGAGAGGAAGTCCCGGATATCGCAAACCGATTTATCAAGGCGTATAAAGAGGATGTGGGGGCGCTTGGAGTGAAAGAAGCTGTTCACCATCCTCGTGTAACAGACAACATGGAAGAAATTATAACTTTTATTAATGGGTTAATTAAAAAAGGTTTCGCCTATGAATCAGAAGGGGATGTGTATTTCCGAACCCGCTCTTTTGATGAATATGGGAAGTTGTCTCACCAATCAATTGATGAGCTTCGATCTGGGGCTCGTATTGAAGTAGGAGAGAAGAAAGAAGATCCCCTTGATTTTACGCTTTGGAAAGAAGCGAAGCCTGAGGAGATTTCATGGAAGAGTCCATGGGGAGAAGGACGTCCTGGCTGGCATATTGAATGCTCAGCGATGGCACGAAAATATTTAGGGGATACGATTGATATCCACGCCGGAGGGCAAGATCTTACTTTTCCTCACCATGAAAATGAAATTGCCCAGTCCGAGGCCAATAATGGTGAGTCATTCGCTCGTTACTGGATGCATAATGGCTATATCAATATTGAAAATGAAAAGATGTCTAAATCCTTAGGGAATTTCGTACTTGCTCATGACTTGATTCAGAAACACGATCCGCAAGTGATTCGTTTCTTTATGCTGAGTGTCCAGTATCGCCATCCGATTAATTTTAGTGATGAGCTTTTAGCAGGAGCGAAAAGCAGCCTGGATCGGATTCGGAATGCTTATGAAAACATTCAGCATCGTAAGAAATCCAGTATGAATTTGCAAGAAGATACAAATTCCTGGACTGAGCAAATTGAACAACATAAACAGCAGTTCATGACTGAAATGGATGATGATTTTAATACAGCTAATGCGATTTCTGTGTTATTTGATTTAACCAAGTCAGCTAACCTTTATCTACAATCTGCACAGACCAATGAAGGGTTGCTTGAACACTTTGAGCAGGCATTGAAAGAGTTAACAGATGTTCTTGGTGTGCAAATTGCCAAAGAAGAGGAGCTGCTAGACGAAGAAATCGATGCGCTGATCATTGAAAGGAAGCAGGCGCGGAAAGATCGCGATTTCGCCCGTGCTGATCAGATTCGCGATGAGCTTAAGTCCCGTAACATTATTTTAGAAGATACCTCTCAAGGTACTCGCTGGAAGCGAGGCTGA
- the cysE gene encoding serine O-acetyltransferase: protein MGLMKMFKEDVDVVFDQDPAARSYVEVILTYSGLHAIWAHRVAHALYKRKFFFIARVISQISRFFTGIEIHPGAKIGRRFFIDHGMGVVIGETCEIGDNVTLFQGVTLGGTGKEKGKRHPTLKDNSLVATGAKVLGSITIGENSKVGAGSVVLHEVPANSTVVGIPGHVVVQDGKKIGRKDLDHHKLPDPVYDRLDQMEKEIVRLRDQLDKVEGVNHNEH from the coding sequence ATGGGGCTTATGAAAATGTTTAAAGAGGATGTTGATGTGGTTTTTGACCAGGATCCCGCAGCTCGTTCTTATGTGGAAGTCATTTTGACGTACTCCGGATTGCACGCAATATGGGCGCATCGGGTGGCTCATGCTTTATATAAGCGGAAGTTTTTCTTTATAGCCAGGGTTATTTCGCAAATCAGCCGCTTTTTTACAGGGATCGAAATTCACCCGGGCGCAAAAATTGGCCGTCGCTTTTTTATAGATCATGGAATGGGAGTCGTTATTGGAGAGACATGTGAGATCGGCGATAATGTAACGCTATTTCAGGGCGTGACGTTAGGTGGAACTGGGAAAGAGAAAGGTAAACGGCACCCTACTTTAAAGGATAACTCACTCGTTGCTACAGGGGCGAAAGTATTAGGATCGATTACAATTGGGGAAAACTCTAAAGTAGGAGCAGGCTCTGTGGTGTTACATGAAGTGCCGGCCAATTCAACTGTTGTCGGGATTCCCGGACATGTCGTAGTCCAGGATGGTAAAAAGATTGGCAGGAAGGATTTAGACCATCATAAGCTTCCTGACCCGGTTTATGATCGGCTGGATCAGATGGAGAAAGAAATTGTACGCTTGCGTGATCAGTTAGATAAGGTGGAAGGAGTCAATCATAATGAGCATTAA
- the rplA gene encoding 50S ribosomal protein L1 gives MAKKTKKQQELLKLVDRTKSYDAQEAINLVKETSKANFDETVEAAFRLGVDPKKADQQIRGAMVLPHGTGKTQSVLVFAKGDKAKEAEAAGADYVGDQDLINKINQGWFDFDVVVATPDMMAEVGKLGRVLGPKGLMPNPKTGTVTFEVEKAVNEIKAGKVEYRVDKAANIHVPIGKASFDAEKLKENFDAITDALVKAKPQAAKGTYMRNAAVSSTMGPGIKVDISSYVK, from the coding sequence ATGGCTAAAAAAACGAAAAAGCAACAAGAACTTCTTAAACTTGTTGATCGTACGAAATCATATGATGCACAAGAAGCAATTAATCTTGTAAAAGAGACTTCAAAAGCAAATTTTGATGAAACTGTTGAAGCGGCCTTCCGTCTAGGTGTTGATCCGAAGAAAGCGGATCAGCAAATTCGCGGAGCTATGGTGCTTCCGCATGGTACAGGTAAAACCCAGAGTGTGCTTGTTTTTGCTAAAGGTGATAAAGCAAAGGAAGCAGAAGCTGCTGGAGCTGATTATGTAGGAGATCAAGACCTTATTAATAAGATTAATCAAGGCTGGTTCGACTTTGATGTAGTCGTAGCAACTCCGGACATGATGGCTGAAGTAGGTAAGCTTGGTCGCGTACTAGGACCTAAAGGTCTTATGCCGAACCCGAAAACAGGAACAGTTACGTTTGAAGTTGAAAAAGCTGTAAATGAAATCAAAGCAGGTAAAGTAGAATACCGTGTAGACAAAGCGGCTAACATCCATGTACCAATCGGTAAAGCCTCTTTTGATGCAGAGAAACTAAAAGAAAACTTCGATGCCATCACGGATGCTTTGGTCAAAGCTAAACCTCAAGCGGCTAAAGGAACTTACATGCGTAATGCTGCTGTTTCTTCAACAATGGGCCCTGGCATTAAAGTAGATATTTCTAGTTACGTAAAATAA
- the rlmB gene encoding 23S rRNA (guanosine(2251)-2'-O)-methyltransferase RlmB has product MRDEWIIGKNSVQEALRSGRAINKLLVSDQLQHHALRKLEQLAKGNGVIVQKVPKRKIDQLVEGNHQGVAAAVAAYEYSDIDDLFARAEEKGESPFFVILDEIEDPHNLGSILRTADASGAHGVIIPKRRSVGLTTTVAKTSTGAIEYIPVARVTNLSRTIDELKERFVWVVGTDAEGTEDFRQLDGNMAVALVIGSEGKGMSRLTKEKCDWMVRLPMAGQVTSLNASVAASLLMYEVYRKRHPFGE; this is encoded by the coding sequence ATGAGAGATGAGTGGATTATTGGTAAAAACAGCGTACAAGAAGCATTAAGATCAGGACGAGCTATTAATAAATTACTCGTATCAGATCAACTTCAGCACCATGCTTTGAGGAAGCTTGAACAGCTTGCCAAAGGGAATGGCGTCATTGTTCAGAAGGTTCCCAAGCGAAAAATTGATCAATTAGTAGAGGGTAACCACCAGGGTGTAGCCGCTGCTGTAGCCGCCTACGAATATAGTGATATCGATGATTTATTTGCTCGTGCTGAAGAAAAAGGGGAATCCCCCTTTTTTGTTATTTTAGATGAAATTGAAGACCCTCATAACCTTGGGTCAATTTTGCGGACAGCAGATGCAAGTGGTGCCCATGGCGTAATCATTCCTAAGCGAAGGTCGGTCGGATTAACGACTACAGTAGCCAAAACATCTACGGGAGCGATTGAATATATCCCTGTTGCTCGGGTGACGAATCTTTCCCGCACAATTGACGAACTGAAAGAGCGGTTTGTTTGGGTCGTAGGAACAGATGCGGAGGGTACGGAAGATTTTCGGCAGTTAGATGGAAATATGGCTGTAGCCCTTGTGATTGGAAGTGAAGGGAAAGGAATGAGCCGCTTAACGAAAGAGAAATGTGACTGGATGGTACGTCTTCCTATGGCGGGCCAGGTGACTTCTTTGAATGCTTCAGTGGCGGCGTCCCTCTTGATGTATGAAGTCTACAGGAAGCGCCACCCCTTCGGTGAGTAA
- the rpmG gene encoding 50S ribosomal protein L33 translates to MPIKIILACVQCQSRNYSTHINRSNQPERLEVRKFCKTCTTHTLHRETK, encoded by the coding sequence ATGCCAATAAAGATTATTCTAGCTTGCGTACAATGTCAAAGTCGCAATTATAGCACTCATATAAACCGATCAAATCAACCCGAGCGATTAGAGGTTCGTAAGTTTTGCAAAACGTGTACAACCCATACACTTCACCGCGAAACGAAATAG
- the rplJ gene encoding 50S ribosomal protein L10 → MSKIIEQKQQVVAEIADKFRNSKSAVLVDYRGLDVAEVTELRAQLREAGVDFKVYKNTMTRRAIQEAELTELDEVLVGPTALAFSEDDAVSPAKILNNFAKDHDSLELKGGVIEGQVATLDQIKELATIPNYEGLVSMFLSVLQAPIRNFAYATQAIADKKEEESA, encoded by the coding sequence ATGAGCAAAATTATCGAGCAGAAACAGCAAGTTGTAGCTGAAATTGCTGACAAGTTCCGTAACAGTAAATCTGCAGTACTTGTAGATTACCGCGGACTTGACGTTGCGGAAGTGACTGAACTTCGCGCACAGCTCCGTGAAGCGGGCGTTGACTTCAAAGTGTATAAAAACACAATGACTCGCCGAGCTATCCAAGAAGCTGAGCTTACAGAACTTGACGAGGTTCTAGTTGGACCTACAGCCCTTGCCTTCAGTGAGGATGATGCTGTTTCTCCGGCGAAAATCCTTAACAACTTTGCAAAGGATCACGACAGCCTTGAACTTAAAGGCGGCGTGATTGAAGGGCAAGTAGCAACACTTGACCAAATCAAGGAACTTGCAACCATTCCAAACTACGAAGGCCTTGTATCTATGTTCCTAAGCGTGCTTCAAGCACCTATTCGCAATTTCGCATATGCTACCCAAGCAATTGCGGACAAGAAAGAGGAAGAAAGCGCGTAA
- the rplL gene encoding 50S ribosomal protein L7/L12, protein MSNEQIIEAIKEMSVLELNDLVKAIEEEFGVSAAAPVAAGGAAAGGEVEEEKTEFDVVLESAGSSKIKVVKAVREITGLGLKDAKDLVDNAPGAIKEGAAKEEAEEMKAKLEEAGASIELK, encoded by the coding sequence ATGTCTAATGAACAAATTATCGAAGCGATTAAAGAGATGTCTGTTCTTGAGCTTAACGATCTAGTTAAAGCAATTGAAGAAGAATTTGGTGTATCTGCTGCGGCTCCAGTTGCAGCTGGCGGTGCTGCTGCAGGTGGCGAAGTTGAAGAGGAAAAAACTGAGTTTGACGTAGTACTAGAATCTGCAGGAAGCTCTAAGATTAAAGTTGTTAAAGCTGTACGTGAAATCACTGGTCTTGGCCTTAAAGATGCAAAAGATCTAGTTGATAATGCACCTGGCGCTATCAAAGAGGGCGCAGCTAAAGAAGAAGCTGAAGAAATGAAAGCTAAGCTTGAAGAGGCTGGCGCTTCTATCGAACTTAAGTAA
- the nusG gene encoding transcription termination/antitermination protein NusG has protein sequence MEKRWYVVHTYSGYENKVRANLEKRVESMGMEDKIFRVLVPEDEETEIKNGKRKVAKKKVFPGYVLAEMVMTDDSWYVVRNTPGVTGFVGSTGSGSKPIPLLPEEVDTVLKRMGMDKPSAAEVDFEVKESVKVTEGPFANFTGSIEHIDLDKQKVKVHVNMFGRETPVELDFSQIEKL, from the coding sequence ATGGAAAAAAGATGGTATGTGGTTCACACTTATTCAGGTTATGAAAACAAAGTAAGAGCCAATTTAGAAAAACGTGTCGAATCTATGGGAATGGAGGATAAGATCTTCCGCGTTCTTGTTCCTGAGGATGAAGAAACTGAAATTAAGAACGGAAAGCGTAAAGTCGCTAAGAAAAAAGTTTTTCCTGGTTATGTACTAGCTGAGATGGTGATGACGGATGACTCATGGTATGTAGTGCGTAACACACCTGGTGTCACTGGATTCGTCGGGTCTACTGGCTCTGGTTCAAAACCAATCCCTCTCTTGCCTGAAGAAGTGGATACAGTACTTAAGCGTATGGGTATGGATAAACCTTCTGCAGCTGAAGTTGATTTTGAAGTGAAGGAAAGTGTAAAAGTTACAGAAGGACCTTTTGCGAATTTCACAGGGTCAATCGAGCATATCGATTTAGATAAGCAAAAAGTAAAAGTTCATGTCAATATGTTTGGAAGAGAAACACCGGTTGAGTTGGACTTTTCACAAATTGAAAAATTATAA
- a CDS encoding Mini-ribonuclease 3, producing the protein MTATNVKQMKSLALAYMGDGVYELYVRKHLLDKGEVIKPHQLHQAAVRFVSAKSQAKVVQAWQESSFLTEEEEGVLRRGRNAKSGSIPKNTNVQTYRYSTAFEAVIGYHYLAGHTERLEELITNAIDLVEERSESNER; encoded by the coding sequence ATGACGGCAACGAATGTAAAACAAATGAAGAGCCTTGCTCTGGCTTATATGGGAGACGGGGTTTATGAATTATACGTCCGTAAACATCTGCTTGATAAAGGTGAGGTTATTAAGCCCCACCAGTTACATCAAGCAGCTGTGAGGTTTGTGTCAGCTAAATCGCAGGCAAAAGTTGTTCAGGCATGGCAGGAAAGTTCCTTTTTGACAGAGGAAGAGGAAGGCGTGCTCAGGCGTGGACGCAATGCCAAGTCAGGGAGCATACCTAAGAATACAAATGTCCAGACGTATCGTTACTCGACTGCGTTTGAGGCCGTGATTGGTTACCATTATTTAGCGGGGCATACGGAGCGGCTTGAAGAACTGATCACAAATGCTATTGATCTGGTTGAAGAAAGGAGTGAGAGCAATGAGAGATGA
- the sigH gene encoding RNA polymerase sporulation sigma factor SigH, whose product MSIGQTKAGIEELDLDKLDDELIIERINKGQIQALDYLINKYKNFVRAKARTYFLIGADREDIVQEGMIGLYKAIRDYQEDKLSSFKAFAELCVTRQIITAIKTATRQKHIPLNSYVSLDKPIFDEESDRTLLDVIAGSKAIDPQELIVNKEKFGDMEEKISELLSELEQKVLALYLDGQSYQEISVELKRHVKSIDNALQRVKRKLERYLEMSEITL is encoded by the coding sequence GTGAGCATCGGACAAACTAAGGCAGGCATCGAAGAGCTGGATCTTGATAAGCTTGATGATGAGTTAATCATCGAACGTATTAACAAGGGCCAGATCCAGGCTTTAGATTATTTAATTAATAAATATAAGAATTTCGTTCGTGCAAAAGCCCGGACGTATTTTCTTATTGGTGCAGATCGAGAAGACATTGTACAAGAAGGCATGATTGGCCTTTATAAGGCAATTCGAGACTATCAAGAGGACAAATTATCTTCGTTTAAAGCTTTCGCAGAACTTTGTGTTACCCGTCAAATTATTACCGCAATTAAAACCGCCACAAGACAGAAGCACATTCCACTCAATTCTTATGTATCGCTGGACAAGCCCATTTTTGATGAAGAATCAGACCGTACACTATTAGATGTTATTGCCGGTTCTAAGGCCATTGACCCTCAAGAATTAATCGTCAACAAAGAAAAGTTTGGCGATATGGAAGAAAAAATTTCTGAATTATTAAGCGAATTAGAACAGAAAGTGCTTGCGCTTTACTTGGATGGACAATCGTATCAGGAGATTTCTGTTGAACTGAAGCGGCATGTGAAATCGATTGATAATGCTTTGCAGCGGGTCAAGAGAAAGCTTGAGAGATACCTGGAAATGAGTGAAATTACGCTATAA
- a CDS encoding class I SAM-dependent methyltransferase: MSEHYYSKRTDTKSDERSWSFTLRGIPLTFTTDHAVFSKREVDFGSRLLVETFQQPSISGELLDLGCGYGPVGLSLANELKQRHVWMVDINERALVLAKRNAEQNDIENVSVLESDRFSGIQGKQFAAILTNPPIRAGKKTVHLMFEESRDALVNQGELWVVIQKKQGAPSAQNKLNELFGDVEVVEKKKGYYIFKAKKV, encoded by the coding sequence ATGTCGGAACATTATTATTCAAAAAGGACAGATACTAAAAGTGATGAGCGTTCATGGTCGTTTACGTTAAGGGGGATACCATTAACTTTTACGACTGACCATGCTGTTTTTTCGAAAAGAGAAGTTGACTTCGGATCTCGTCTTCTCGTTGAAACATTTCAGCAGCCGTCTATTAGCGGTGAGTTGCTGGATCTTGGCTGTGGATACGGACCGGTTGGCTTATCTTTAGCTAATGAATTAAAGCAACGCCATGTTTGGATGGTGGATATAAATGAACGGGCTTTAGTGCTTGCGAAAAGAAATGCCGAGCAGAACGACATTGAGAATGTGTCAGTTTTAGAGAGTGACCGTTTTTCGGGCATCCAAGGTAAACAGTTTGCAGCTATCCTGACGAATCCGCCTATACGTGCCGGGAAGAAAACCGTGCACCTTATGTTCGAAGAATCAAGAGATGCTCTTGTTAATCAGGGAGAACTTTGGGTTGTGATCCAAAAGAAACAAGGTGCCCCTTCAGCCCAAAATAAATTAAATGAATTGTTCGGCGATGTAGAGGTCGTCGAGAAGAAGAAGGGTTACTATATATTTAAAGCTAAAAAGGTTTGA
- the rplK gene encoding 50S ribosomal protein L11, with the protein MAKKVIKVVKLQIPAGKANPAPPVGPALGQAGINIMGFCKEFNAKTQDQAGMIIPVEITVFEDRSFTFVTKTPPAAVLLKKAAGIESGSGEPNRNKVAAVKRDQVREIAETKMPDLNAADVDAAMRMVEGTARSMGITVED; encoded by the coding sequence GTGGCTAAAAAAGTTATCAAAGTTGTTAAGCTTCAGATCCCAGCAGGTAAAGCTAACCCAGCACCGCCAGTAGGGCCGGCGCTAGGTCAAGCAGGTATTAATATCATGGGCTTCTGTAAGGAGTTCAACGCTAAAACGCAAGATCAAGCGGGTATGATTATTCCGGTTGAAATCACGGTATTTGAAGACCGTTCATTTACATTTGTTACCAAAACTCCGCCGGCTGCCGTTCTTCTTAAGAAAGCAGCAGGTATTGAATCAGGTTCAGGGGAGCCTAACCGTAACAAGGTAGCAGCTGTCAAGCGTGATCAAGTTCGCGAAATCGCGGAAACAAAAATGCCTGACTTAAACGCTGCTGACGTTGATGCTGCCATGCGCATGGTTGAAGGTACAGCGCGCAGCATGGGGATCACAGTTGAAGACTAA